Within the Drosophila ananassae strain 14024-0371.13 chromosome Y unlocalized genomic scaffold, ASM1763931v2 tig00000093, whole genome shotgun sequence genome, the region tttcccaaaactacgaaaaaattttggattttaaatacatttttgggcaaatttttaattaaaatttttaaactaaccaaattccaaaacctttgcaaattaaaaatacgtataacttcagagccactgaagctatcgaaaaattctttacgtctttggaaaggtttttaattattccaccttcttgaatgtcaaaatctatagagttaaaaaaaaaagagttttgatgtttatccttacaattaaagtattgctaactgtgtgaatcgcctgtccagaggttacttccatatatatatattctatatattatgcgttctgttttaaataattgaagctcaatatatacaaaaaaacaactgatatcatatataaaaaacctcttgacgaggtaaagtaccggtgactaACCTGCacgcgaaacccaaaatatctgatatcaattttagtgacgaaaatatgctttataggtgtacaaaattgcatgtaaaaaaatattcttgttcggcacgtgactgattttttttttgtttttcttgcaacgcagtgaaggagacatcttcgaccctataaagtatatatattcttgatcaggatcacctcctgagtcgatataagcatttccgtctgtctgtctgtccgtctgtctgtctgtctgtcggtttctacggaaactagtctctcagttttaaagctatcgagttgaaactttgcacacatccttctttcctttgcaggtagtatataagtcggaacgggcgggatcggccgactatatcctatagctgccatataactgattgatcggaaatgccataactttggtgttttttaagttagagggttgggactttccacacatgttaaatttgaccaacatatcttatgtacaaagtttcataaggatcggccgactatatcctatagctgttatataactgattgatcggaaatgctataacttcgtggTTTtgtaagttagaaggatgggagtttcaatggattcctcttttatcaaaataattcgatatgccaaatttcataaggatcggccaactatatacgatcctctatatacctaataatataagatgcatggcgccacctagcggactgcgactcaactgcaagggtatataaacttcggctccgcctgaagttagctttcctttcttgtttttaaataaaaaaatgcggAGAAtccaaaatttataaatacctGGTCCTACTCGCGACTTATCGCCAAGCTCAGCTTTACCAAGCTCTGGTCCTCCTTCTCTTCCAGATTGAGGGAGTGCTTCTTGCCCAAATGCAGAATCAGCGTCCCACGAACCAATTCCTGTTCCTGTAAATCCTTTGCCTACGGATTCCATAGGTTCCTGTTCTTTTTGAATCATGAATTTTCTTTCTATATCCTCTGGATTTATACCTAATTCCCTTAGAGTATCGCCCAGAGCTTTATTTATATCCTGCAGCAATCGCgatttttcttggcaatcctgaagTTGTCTCGATAAATCGTCCAGCAATTGTCTAGCTTCACTATCCTTAAGGTTACTCATTTGTCCCTTTAATCTTTCGTTTTCTTGAGCAACATCCCCGATATCCTGAATAAGCCCTATACTTTCTACAATACCTTGCTCCATATATCTGGTATCTTCATCAAGTTTCTGAACTTGGTAATCCAAGtcatctaatttttttttgcttagcTCCGCAGCTTCACATAGGCAATCATTTTCGTCTATTAGTTCGCCGAGCTGGCCATCTTTCTTTTTTAGAAGATCTGTCATTCTTTTAAGCTCTTTATTGCAGCTGTCTATAGAGTTAGataactcttttttttccttatcGACAGCTTCGCAAAGGCACCCATTTTCTTCAATAAGATTACCCAGTTGACTGTCTTTTTGTTTAAGCATGTCCCTTAATCGTTCTAATTCTTTGTTGCAATCATCTAACGAGTTAATAACTGGATCACCAGAACTCCTTTTATGGTTCATGTCCTTAAAGCAATCAGCCTGCTTACACAGTTCATTCATAATATGGTCAAGAGTAGCGCCCGTATAAAAGGCCAGATCTTCTCCTACATCTGGAGGTCGCGAAGCTGGACTCTCTGATAGAGGACACGGATCAATACTCGGACACTCACCACGCTGATTACCATATCGTTGATTGAGTTCGCATATGACATTCTGTTGgataaaagaaattaaaaaattagcgcgaaaaattgattgaaaaGTTTACAGgtatttaattgaatttacaaaaaaaattttgtttattcttaaaaaaaggTAATCAAATCTGCATGTTAAAGGaaagatttttaaatattgaaattttgtttaataCAAGGTCAATCAATGGAAGCATTACCAAATCCCAATGGAAT harbors:
- the LOC116656528 gene encoding uncharacterized protein LOC116656528 codes for the protein MKRELLSAKCAAQRTECQQLEIDVLRNELRRRDAALNAYDCQYQQLMNVICELNQRYGNQRGECPSIDPCPLSESPASRPPDVGEDLAFYTGATLDHIMNELCKQADCFKDMNHKRSSGDPVINSLDDCNKELERLRDMLKQKDSQLGNLIEENGCLCEAVDKEKKELSNSIDSCNKELKRMTDLLKKKDGQLGELIDENDCLCEAAELSKKKLDDLDYQVQKLDEDTRYMEQGIVESIGLIQDIGDVAQENERLKGQMSNLKDSEARQLLDDLSRQLQDCQEKSRLLQDINKALGDTLRELGINPEDIERKFMIQKEQEPMESVGKGFTGTGIGSWDADSAFGQEALPQSGREGGPELGKAELGDKSRVGPDTLTGPDTAKGRSPGEGQEPGSEAGQIGRGEKSAASGDGPGTGQSTSPIPGKLYN